Proteins co-encoded in one Vidua chalybeata isolate OUT-0048 chromosome 18, bVidCha1 merged haplotype, whole genome shotgun sequence genomic window:
- the LOC128797184 gene encoding D-dopachrome decarboxylase — MPFVELDTSLPAERLPPGLAQTLCAAAADILGKPAERVNVTVRSGLPMVLSGSAEPCAQLVVSSIGVVGTAEQNKGHSARFFDVLTAQLGLGPDRIVIRFYPLEPWQIGKNRTVMTFL, encoded by the exons ATGCCGTTCGTGGAGCTGGACACCAGCCTGCCGGCCGAGCGGCTGCCGCCGGGGCTGGCCCAGACCCTGTGCGCCGCCGCCGCGGACATCCTGGGCAAACCGGCGGAg CGGGTGAACGTGACGGTGCGGAGCGGGCTGCCCATGGTGCTGTCGGGCTCGGCCGAGCCCTGCGCCCAGCTGGTGGTCTCGTCCATCGGCGTGGTGGGCACGGCGGAGCAGAACAAGGGGCACAGCGCCCGCTTCTTCGACGTCCTGACGGCGCAGCTGGGCCTCGGCCCCGATCG GATTGTCATCCGCTTTTACCCACTGGAGCCCTGGCAGATCGGCAAGAACAGGACAGTCATGACATTCCTGTga